The proteins below come from a single Lasioglossum baleicum chromosome 20, iyLasBale1, whole genome shotgun sequence genomic window:
- the LOC143218765 gene encoding ras-related protein Rab-18-B: protein MMESSMDSEQDVLTVLKLLIIGESNVGKSSIILRFTEGEFYENMQSTVGMDYKTKQITVDGNTVKLAIWDTAGQERFRTLTPSYYRDGQGAILVYDVTDKVTFLKLETWLNELTTYCNKTDIVKMVVGNKVDLPNREVSTEEGLQFARRHQTLYIESSAKTADGIRCSFEELVQKIIQTPGLWDRRDRLTVNGMYSSAMGGARNRSSHRGIQLADSPQPTNNYSNCYCSLL, encoded by the exons ATGATGGAGTCGAGCATGGATTCAGAGCAGGACGTGCTGACAGTGCTGAAACTGTTGATAATAGGAGAATCCAATGTTGGGAAGTCAAG CATCATCCTCAGATTCACGGAGGGCGAGTTCTATGAGAACATGCAGAGCACTGTCGGCATGGACTATAAGACCAAACAGATCACAGTTGACGGCAACACTGTAAAACTTGCCATCTGG GACACCGCAGGACAGGAGCGTTTTCGCACACTAACACCCAGCTACTACAGGGACGGTCAAGGTGCGATTTTAGTGTACGACGTCACGGACAAGGTGACATTCCTGAAGCTGGAGACGTGGTTGAACGAGCTCACGACCTACTGCAACAAAACAGACATCGTGAAGATGGTGGTAGGCAACAAAGTGGACCTGCCGAACCGGGAAGTCAGCACTGAGGAGGGTCTACAGTTTGCGAGGAGACACCAAACGCTCTACATCGAGAGCAGTGCCAAAACAGCCGACGGAATCAGGTGCTCGTTCGAGGAGCTTGTGCAGAAG ATAATACAAACACCCGGTCTCTGGGATCGACGGGATCGATTGACCGTGAACGGGATGTACTCCTCCGCGATGGGAGGAGCAAGAAACAGAAGCTCGCACAGGGGGATACAGTTGGCGGATTCGCCGCAGCCGACCAATAACTACTCGAACTGTTACTGCAGTTTGCTTTAA